From the genome of Triticum aestivum cultivar Chinese Spring chromosome 1A, IWGSC CS RefSeq v2.1, whole genome shotgun sequence:
TTTGTGTCATTAATATTTCTTTTGGCCGAGTATAACTTGGGTGAGATAGGCATCTCCATAGATGCTATTAGAAGTATATAACAATAGTATCTTGCTCAGCTACTGCATTTGATGTGCTTTTCAGGTATCCGGATAAGATAGCAAATGCCAAATGGGAGGTCAAGGAGCTTGGCACAGACCACAATGGGTATGGTTATATTTAAGCCGCTTTTTTGCCAGGAGCTTGAAAATTCTTGCTTTGAGTCtctctctttggccccttttttatGTTCCGTTTGAATATTCTCTGGCACTGTGTCTTATTCACTTGTGCATTATAGTTTTCAAATTAAATCCATCAATTTGCATGCGATGTTGAAGGGGAGCCttagcgcagtggtaaagctgctgccttgtgacatggtcacgggttcaagtcctggaaacagcctcttacagaaatgtagggaaaggctgcgtacaatagacccaaagtggtcggacccttccccagaccctgcgcaagcgggagctacatgcactggggctgccctttttAATTTGCATGCGATGTTGATGGAGTTCTATGGCTATATAGTATTGCTTCCTTTCTATGTCTTGCAAAGTTTAGTTTTTGAAAGATAAAATCACACCTTCTACGCTTGCAGTCAGTGTTACTCCTTGGTACTGTGAAGCTGAATACATGGTGCTCTGAAAGTGCCACTGATTATTGTTTGGTCTGGACCTTTTTTTCTATTCCAGTTACGTTGATTTATTATTGGGCGAATTCAAACATTACAAAACAAGATTGGATCATGGAGGAATTTCTAAGGAGGTTAGCGTGAGCCAGTTAACTGAATATTTTTCTCTTTAGTATCACTTGACTTTGTTTATTACGCGTGTGTTAACTAAATttttactccctctgtttcaaaataagttctgtggttttagttcaaatttgctaaaaccacgacacttattttggaacggagggagtaactttcCAGAATTCAAGAATCTATGCATTTGTTCCTCCTAACAAAATTTTGATGATTACCGTTATTGAAGGCAATTAAATTTCTCATGTTCTCCCCAGCTCCAACACCTCTTGCTGGACTATGGCATAGAGAGCATTGCAGAAGTGTTAGTTGAAGGGCTGTCTAGAGTGAAAAGGTGCACTGATGAAGGGCGTGCATTGATGTCACTTGACCTTCAGGTTGTAATCTTACGCAGTGATGTTTTGTGAGTTGATGAAAGGCATGGAGCAAGACTTGGTATAAGAGTTTTGCTGTTCTTTCAGGTATTGATCAATGGACTGCAACACATAGTATCGTCAAATGTTAAGCCGAGGCTACAAATTGTGGAGACTTTCGTGAAGGTATGTAACACAGATTTGTTGAACCATCATGTGCATACCAGTACCTTAAGGACTGGCTTAACCAGCGAACgtcagctgggaaacatggcaaTTTATGTTGGCcgaggatggcaagtttagttggcaagcatggcaAATCTGCCTCAGTTCAATTTTTTGCCAGGATTTGCTGTGCTTGCAAAGTAAAATTGACATCCTCACGACAGTATAAATTGCCATGAAAAAACGTTTGATTTGCCATCCCCTCCCAGCGAACGTCAGCTGAATAGCATTACTGTAATTTAATGGCATTAGTTCTGCCTGGAGTACCTTCTACACGGACGTCATTTAACCTTGTGTTTCATTTCCCATATAAATTCGGTATTGACAAAGACCATTGCTGTTAACGATTCTTCCTTGAATAAAACAGGCTTATTATTTGCCAGAGACGGAGTATGTCCACTGGGCACGGTCTCATCCAGTAAGAATTCGGAGAATCTTACTAGAAGCTCATTTTAAACTAGAAGATGCAAATAATTTACACCGTCTATCGCTGCGTAACTCTGTAGGAATACAGCAAGAGCCAGGTTGTTGGGCTGGTTAACCTCGTGGCCACCATGAAAGGATGGAAAAGGAAAACGAGGTTAGAAACCATTGAGAAGATCGAGGCAGCGTCGTAGGTGAAGGCTGTGGTTTGTAACCGTTTCATTTTTGTTTGCTCCAGCTGCATATAGAGCTGTTTTCCTCTTATATTTTTGGTCTGCATCGATATTGTCAATTCTTTCAACCTCTTTACATTTTGATGCTACCATCATTATCCTTCCTTGGTGTATATTTATGGGACAAGAGCCTTGTATCATAGTGATTTAGCTGGGTTAGCAACCAGAAGCAAACGAACAGTACAGTACTGTATGTACACCGTACATGACGAGCGTTGGCTCAATAAATACGAAATCGAATAGCCATCCAGGTATGCGAACGTGCTGCTCGTCCTCAGCTTTCTGCACGCGTCTTAAATGACAGCAATTGCGCGTCATGGATGCAGCAGATTGCGGTGTTAAAATTTCAAGAATGGTGCTGTAATAATGCCCATATCGGAACCATAATGATACGATACGGGCTCTGCTGCGTTCACCCGTATGGAAATCGTATACGTACACACAGCAATTTACCTAGAAAAGTTGCGCCCAGAATACAGTGTTCCCCGGCAAGGCAGAAGGATTTGAGGACGACGTGATGATGGGGGCCTGGAAGGCTGCAACGGGCATCAGGAGATCTCCCCGGCCGTACGCCGTCTCCTCTCGCAGCGCCTGCGGCCCGACTATTCCAGGACAGAAACTGCCTGCGAAgactgaaccccccccccccccccccaacacattCATGAGCACCAGTGGTGGCGGAATCATTCCGCCTCACGAGCTGCGGGCGCCAAAAAGCTGCAGAAACTTCGGTAAAAGTCACGGCggcatatcattgctagtttgtaCCACTGCTCTCTTTACCTCTGCACGGGTGATTCCTCCTCTCCCCTGCGGCCGGCATCGCGCAGGGCCAGATTTTTATAGTAACAAGATGCGGCCATCGCTGTGTGATCCACTGAAGGGAAGGAGTTAAGAATCCATTCGGAACCAGGGTTGCAATCAAAGGGAAACAGAACGCCACCAAGCGGGCAACGTAGGCGACAACGACGGACGGAGACAGCAGCTCGCATAGGCAGCATAGGGCCGGCCGCGCCGGCGTACGAGGCGCCCCACGCCAACCATCGTGCAAGGAAGCCAGGATTATTCCATAGAAAACTGCTCAAAATCACTGACGAATCACAGCATCTCTCGTGCCCTAGCTTCCCCTAAGCATGGCAGCGACCCACCTGGCCTTGTTCGGTTAACAATCCTCTTGCCATGGGATTAGACTCGAGATGGTTGGAGGGAATTGGGGGGATTTTGGATTTATTAACCCCCCCTCCAAACAGAACAAGGCTAAAATTCCAGAGAAAATAGACACAGGACTGAAGAACAAATAAGTGGTATGGAGTGCTTGTATTGGGAACGAGACTGCTTGGACTGGTACATAGGCAGATACAGCATCGATCGAGCGTCTCATTACACATCTATACAGCCTGCACTCCATCTCCATGGAAGGGAATTTAAACCTGTTATTACACTATGGAAGAAGGAAATTTAACCTGTTACAAGTTTACTagtgctactactattactccattgaCCACGGCGCTACGGGGTATCACATACAGTAAAAAGAAAGAACTGCTCCTGCTACTACTGCTACCTAGCTACGGGTACCACGAACTGACCTAATTGAGCACGAGTACAGCAGTAAAAACGCGGTACCAAATCTTACACTAGCTGCCTACCGCGACCAGCACCGGCAGGCCAAAGCGGCTTGGCCGGCCGGGAGGCGCACGTCCTGCTGGCGAGCTAGCTCTTGCTGGgccccggcgacggcgaggcgctcGGCGGCGCCACCCTGCGGCGCTTgagcttggccttcttctccggcggcggcggcggcgcgtgcgggcgcCAGAAGAGGCGCTCCAGCTCGTCCAGCCGCAGGCTGAACACCTCCACCTCGAACAGCCGCTTCCGGCACGGCGCGGCCGGCGCCCGCGGCTTCCTCGGCGCCGGCGGGCACGTTGCGGCCGCCTGCTTCAGCTCGCTCCCCGCGCCCGTCGGCGTCCGGCAGCACTGCTCCTCCCACGCGCCTGCCTGCTGGtctgctcctcctgctgccgctcctgCTCCGCCGGCCGCTCCTGCGGCGACGTCTCCGCGCGGGGCAAGCGGCGAGCGGCACGGGGAGAAGGCCGGCGCCGGCTTGTAGAACTCGGGCGACGCCGACATGGTTGGTCTCGAATCTCGATGCCGGCCGGCGGCACCTACTCTTGTGCCTGTGAGAGGGAAGGAAGAAGGAAGAGGGGGCTTCTTGGGTTGGTGGTGCGTGGCGTATGGTGGCGGCGCGTGCGGGGTAGTGGAGGGAACGagggagctcggggaggaggggagGTTGCTTGGGGCACTTTGTTGCTGATGCGATGCGAGGTGGGTTTAGCTGGGGATATGCTCCGGTTTTGGGAGAAAGGGCCCGCCTTTGTAGCCGCACTTTTGTACTGGGCGCGTGTCCTTTTGTGCCCACCACGGCTAGTTCGATTTCGTTTTTGCGTTTAGGTCCTTGTACTACTGTTTCTCTTCTCTTTGTACTACTATAGTTTAGTTGTAGTACATACAGATACAGGTGGTGGAGCCTTTGTTGGCCGTATTTGACCTAAACTCCGCTTCACTTTTACCTCATCTTATCCTAAGCAAcccaaactactccctctgtctcataatagAGGAGTGTTTTTTAACACTACACTCTCAACCGTCTAACTAAAGTCTGCACTCTCCCTCTTTCATAACGCATAACGTCTTACACATAGACATTAAGTCAtacatattttttcctttttttttccgaaaaggcATACATATTTTCTAACGAGGAAAACATATCCTACCATCCGGTGGTTTTACCTTCATGTCATATATACCCCTCCGTACTATCATATGGTaatatatacttcctccgttccttaataaagggtgtatagtttttgggaaaatttcataagttttgggcgagattacacctaACTAATTGACATGacaaaatagaggagcttgcctaatataaggaaatgtaatcaattCCCTAAAAACATTATCCAGACGAGTGGTacaacgcaatacaccttatatttcggatttttttctcaaaaatctatataccttatatcaaggaacggagggagtattactttaTTCATTtaagtatgttcatatactatatctaagatcaAAGCAAACTATATGAAAAAAACTATACGTGAGTCCAtaattttttgcattttttaaatTTATATTTATGCgtataaaaaaatttaaaaagtaTATACAACCTAAAAAGCATATATACTAGCTACTATGCGTGCATACTCTCTGGTTTGATAGATACTGCATACAACATTGAAAACTCATGTGAGTGTAACAACCATCAGGTGATAGAAAACATTTGTCCTTTTCGAAATAATACTTCTCGGTTTGGGAaaatttgtttttgccactctaactTTTGCCAATTTTACTTATGCCATTCtaaatttgacatttcacttttgccattaTAGCTTTTGATAATGTATCACAACTGCCATTTCGTGACAAAAGGCAAAAGtattatttttttacttttgtCACTATTAGCatttgacaatgtatcacaattgccactccaattatttttgcttttgccacggaatgtcAATTGTGATACACTGTCAcaatctaagagtggcaaaagttaAATGTCAAATTTGAGAGTGGCATAAGTAAAATTAGCAAAATCTAGAGTGGTAGAAACAAAATTTCCCCTTTCAGTTTTGATATTAAAAATATAGAAAGATTCTTGAAAACATGTCAGTTAAGTTAGTTATCTTAGAAGTCATCATCACATTAAATAACAATTTTGTGAGCGAATCTCATGAATTGTGTTAGTATCAATTCCACAAAAAAAATGGATAAATCTACTACTACTCATTCCTTTTCAAAATGTTACTCATTGTAGAAATTGCATTGGTCAACCTTTACATGTTTGATTATCAATCCAGAAGAGTTGTCAACATTGAAAACATCAAACTTACAATATTGCAATGTATAACTATTTTTAATAGATGATCAAAGCAGACCGTATAAATATCCCAAAAAACAAGCATTTCAAACACAGAGGGAGTAGTGTTGTGTTGGAATAGTGTGAAGAAATCTAAGAAAGAGTATCACCCATTGTGCACTTGACGCTTTGCCAGATTCTGATTTTGAACAAATTGTAGTAGATAGTTGCCCTATCTTTGAACCTAGCACGGGCCATGCCTCGAAATGTAATTGCCAATCTGCCCCGAGGAGGTCCAAGTGGCGATAGCTGAAGCCGCCTTTCGTAAAGCTCAAACCCTTAGGCAAGAGGATTAGAATTTTGATACAATTTGGTTTGAGGGGGATGGTGTCGGCCCCGCAAACCTAGAAAGCTCATAAATGGCAAACTTGGTACTTGTGTCACATTAGTGGGTTGATGCCAACTTTTTATTGTTCCAATCTTAAACTCATCAACTTTATGCCATTTGAGGAAACAACGATGCCTAAGAAAACGAGTTGTGCAGTGTAAAAGGTCCACTTATTAATGTCGTGGAACAATTCCTGGCTACGTAGCACTTCATCACAACACATATCAGGTGATTATCAAGATATTTTCTATTAACTAGGATGTCATCAAAGTAAAGAACAACAACTTGGTGTCGCCTTAGTGCCAATTGTTTGTGATGTACTTGATTTTCATTTTGACCGGAAAGAAAAAATGGGGTTACATCGACAAAGGACGGTGTTTggattgctagaacatttatctgcggtgaacatgcaactataggagtgtcgtgttaaaatgtggaattatttagggtttgtttgcttttttatacattaatcgaGTTTACTAGGCAtataatatgcataattcaaatctgaactgcaagcacatgctccagtgcaccaaaatgggttgtaaaatcatgtCCTTGGGTGCGTGTTTAGGTCCCATgaaataaatgggaatgaatttcgaacataTCAGCGTCGTGGTTCAGCtgcaaacattgagaatcttggttttttaaattcctgcaaatccaaaactcgcttgaaattcatgaaacttggcatgatatcgtGACATGGCACATttatgccgtggtaattttttgtccactttgggacaagttttggtaaaagcttcttacaaactggagcttctcacaataagcctcgtggttccgataaggAACGTGTCTCACCTTTTTGGACCATATGACATTCGATGCCTCTTGTTGCCTTTATTTTTTTGTAGAGGTAACATAGACCAATAGGTGTGCCatgttaaatttggaattattcaagATTCGTCtgacctttttatacattaactgagttttctattcatttaatgtgcataattcaaatttgaactacaaacacagtctctagtgcaccaaaatgggtttaaaaaaatcatatttgtgtccctgggtgcatgtttaggtcccatgtaagaaatgagaatgaatttcaaacatctcgGCATTGTGGCTCGGCaacaaacattgagaaacttggtttttaaaatTTTGTAAATTCAAAACacatcagaaattcatgaaacttgacatggtgccATGGCATGACACATATAGGCATTGTAGGGTTTTGTTTTCCAATTCGAGACAAGTTTTTTCTTCTATAGAGCCAACATTGAGAATATTGGTTTAAATCCTAGCAAATCTAAAAATTCGCATGAAATTCATGAAGTTGGGCAGGGTGTCATGATATAGCACAAatatgatgtggtatttttcatgtccaatttgagagaaggcgcacaCACTAATGACCAACAAAGGCATTCTGGAACAAATAATTGTCACATTATCATCGCAAATGGTTGTATCATTTATAAATCGTGGTGTTCTACTGATCATTTATGTGCCATCACGCGTCCCACTTTTTATTGgttaggaggtgccgtgcgggcaGCTGTTTGAGTAGACAAGAGTCATGCAAGCAGTACGTTGCGcaagctcactgggaagcgagtCCTTTGACTCCATCATCGCCGCCTCGCTCCAACCTCTCCATTAagggcgcccgagccgctgtttaataggAGGCTTTATTGCTCGCTCACTCGCAATCCTCTAtcttcgcctcccattcccctctcgCCTGCCTCCTAGCATCTAGATCTCCACCTACGCCATGGCGCATAAGGATCATATGCCACTAGTCTTTAGGTTTGGTGAAGTCGATCTTGAGCCCGAGGAGATGGAACATAAGGAGGAATGGAACCTCATGAACATAGCTCTGAACGAGCTGGTCGTGGCGGATGTTGACCCCGCGCCCGTCCCAGTTCCCATCCCCGCGGCAGCGACCATCCCTGTGGCATTGACGGGTTGGTCGCCGAGCACCATAGCAGCGTTGGAAACTGCGGGCATCATCGAGGTCCCCGCGGAACCATGCGAGCTCGTGTACTGCAAGCGCCAACGCCCGCGCCTGTGCTCATGCGCGCCCTACGCCCGCCGTGCCGGTCCCCGTGCGTGTGCTTGCACCCGCCGCGCCTGTGCCCATGCGCGCGCCTATACCCGTCACGCCCCCTTCAGTTGCATTGGTCGCCACCGTCGATTGTTTCCTCGCAGCGCCACGAGTCACCACCCCCGCCCCCCGCCTTTCGATCGTGCAATGACCAACTCTTTAATTTGGAAATCCAGATCATTCTGGCTGGCTTGAAGACTTGAGCAACATCGTCCCGGAGGACGACAGTGCCACCGCAGGTTGCCGCAACAATTTTGTTTTAATATTGTATCTCAATTGTATGAATGTAAAGTGTGACttaatgaaatctatggtttgatcaacTCAATGTTTTTCTCTGAATGCACACACGaatcaaagtaaaaaaacaaaaatgtttttatctgaataaaacactcatcacaaatgattcagattgAATACCCATATACAAAGCAAGAGCTATGGTTCCTTTGCCACTAAGCCAAGAGAAATTTTGGCGCGAAGGATTTGTGCATCGCTTCATCGCAAATGATTTTGTATGATGACCAGTgtgcctagtacaaacaatttggtaagatttgcatctgtcatattgggtatactGCCATTTGTTAAATTGGAAACATTAGCATTTGTCAATTTAGtgacattgccatttgtcaaccttgtaacactgccattTGTCAAATTTTGCAGCTAAAAATAACTAGTGTTGTCTAATTTTGCAACTGAAATTCACTAAGAattgatttcattcatagattaggtagtcattctttatacaaacagttcaactcgacagctgaaccgaacAAACTTTTCcctaattgttgccaaccacgtactgaaatagctagttcaactatatatattaattaattttAAGTACATAGTACAGTTCAACCATATCTATAGTAAGATGAATtggacaaaatagcccctaaatactactataGAGGGGTTTGTACTACTTCCAGCAGCATCTCCTCTGCCGAGaatgctcagtaagaggcagagaaGGAGAGCCTACTGACGAGCTAGAGGACTGGAATCCGTCGCCTGCCGCCGTTGCCCTCTGTCGCTCCTGACGTGCCTCCTCAAAGTGCTGGGACTCCTTGTAGATCTCCGCATTTCGCACCACTCCTGCAGCCATGGTAGAGGTAAGCTTCATTGTGTGCGCAACCTGGTGCTCCTCCTCCTTCCTAGGAACTTGATATAACACGCAAGGTCACTGGCGCAAATGCCGAGCGGCCGGCCTTCGCCGGcctccacctcccaccttcgggctgcgatggtggagcaggtgatggGCCCGACGATCGacggtggggtggcggccacggtgGCCGACGGTGGGGTGGTGGCCACGGCGGCCACCGACAGCAGCTGCTTTCAGACAATGGTGGTGGAGCATGTGGTGGGTGGCACACACACACCCAATAGGGCCGCTACACGCACTACACTCTTCCGGGGACTGCGCCACCGACACGGTGCATCCTCCCAGCTAGAGATGTCCTCTAGGGGAGTGGCCGAGTGATGATGACGGATTGGTGTCATTGGCAATTGTGGGAGAAGCAAACTAGATAAGCTACGAGGAGGGAGGGGATGAATGCGATGCGGAGTCaccggccatgagggtttatatagaAGGCCCTTAAGCATtgcgattttgggggatttcaccgagccGGGCGAGAAGCTTCCGCGGTTGCACGTGgcaacgggctcaccgacgatttcATTGGTGCTTCTTTGAGACGACGTGGCCAAATGAACCTCCTGTGCAGTgctcaagcatgcactggaatcctccagCGGCAATGCAGACAAGAGGTGCTAGAGGAGGACGAAATGacatgtacacatacggttaataataGAGAATGTTTACGGTTTAATTACCTAGCTTGTGGACGACCATTCCTTGCGTGTTAACTGCTCTATGCATGCGGTTGCTCATGGTTGAGGCAACCGTGGTATGCTCTGCCCGCGTCCCTCTGTGCCGAGCATGTTATGCTCGCATCCCTCTACGCACACTGCTAGCGGTTGGGGACAACACACGATGATGTTCATTCAGGGCGCCATATGCATGCTGTTGCATCGGGCGCGACTCCACGATGTAGTTACGTCCACCATGATGCAGTTACGCGCTGCAAAAACTACCATGAAGACGTGCCGAGGTTCTAGGATGTTCGACCTCCATTTATTCCTACAACCATTTACCTTAATCTCTTCAATTTTTCAACcgcgccccacaacacaataaggacacccatgacgacacatacATAGAGGATATCTAGCGGCTTCAATGGCGCTCTCAGCGGCTGACGACGACGAGCGACAGTTCACCTTGTGTCCCGTAGTGGACACCCATGTGAGGGagatggacctctcggtggtgtacaccaacaacccgatctgtgtggaaatctccatcaacaaTATAGAGCAAttgcttgccgaggacaagtaccaagtggtcggattcgacctcgagtacaccagcgGTCGTGCCGGGTATGATCCAAAAGTTGCCGTCGCCTAGTTGTGCGTGCGTCATCacatccttgtctaccactactgcctggccacaaggccttgcgagagttttgccaggtttgtcaacaaccccaaCTATAGGTTTGCTATGGTGGACACCATCAACGAtctaaaggtgctcaagaattcgggcttGGCCTGTCAGAATCGTGTCGACATCCAAGGCCAGTGCAGGGTCTGGGGCAACAAGAAGGAGAAtgactccctggttgacctcgccgtGGCCAGCACTGACCCCTTCTACAGTAACATGAAGGATGCCTGGAACAAGAACAAGCCTGCCTAGCACAGGGCATGGGTGCAGAGactagatgaagatcacatcaagtacgagatgtacaagcggatcattgacatgaggaagtgccttcgTCCTA
Proteins encoded in this window:
- the LOC123131693 gene encoding cyclin-dependent protein kinase inhibitor SMR1, with amino-acid sequence MSASPEFYKPAPAFSPCRSPLAPRGDVAAGAAGGAGAAAGGADQQAGAWEEQCCRTPTGAGSELKQAAATCPPAPRKPRAPAAPCRKRLFEVEVFSLRLDELERLFWRPHAPPPPPEKKAKLKRRRVAPPSASPSPGPSKS